CCGGTTGATACATTGCTCGTCGCCCCAATGGAAAGGAACGAATACCGTGTCCTGCCGTATTTTGCCCGAAAATTTGACCTTCAGCTTGATCGTTCCCCGCTTGGAGGTCACTTTCGCGTGACCGCCGTTGACGAGCCCGATTTCCCCCGCCGCCGCCGGATGGATTTCGAGCATCGGCTCCGGGTACTTGGAGTTCAGCTCCGACGTATTTCGTGTCTGCACACCGGACAAATAATGCTGCAGCACCCGTCCGGTCGTCAGCAGATAAGGATATTTCCGGCTTGCGACCTCCTTCGGGTTTTGATGCTCGATCGGCGCGAGCCGGGCTTTCCCGTCTTCGTGCTCGAACCGCTCTTCGAACATGCGGGGCGTCCCCGGATGACTTTCCTCGGGACAAGGCCAAAACATCCCGTGCCGCTCCTCCAGCTTGGAGTATGTCATGCCGGAGTAGTCGGCTTTCCCGCCTTTCGAAGCGATGCGAAGCTCATCAAAAATTTCCTCCGCATTCCGGTAATTGAAATATTCTCCTTTGCCAAGCGAGTGGGCGATGTCACAAAGAATTTTCCAGTCAAGCCGGGCCTTCCCCGGCAAGGGCTTAATCGCCCGGCGCACCAACACTCGCCCCTCGAGCTGCGTCATCGTCCCTTCGTCCTCGAGATAAGCGGAGCCCGGCAGCACCATATGGGCAAGGCGGGCCGTTTCCGATTCGAACAGATCGATCACGATCAGAAACTGCAGCTTTTTCAAAGCCCGCTCCACCAGATGTGCGTTCGGATTCGAGACGACCGGATTCGAACCGAGAATGATCAATCCTTTGATCTCACCGCGATCGATCGCCTCCATCATCTCGTAGGCGGATACCCCTTTCCGCGGAAGCTGGTCTTCGGGAAACCCCCATACTTTCGCGATGTACGCCCTGTGTTCCGGATTTTCGAGCAGCCGGTAGCCCGGCAGCTGGTCGGCTTTCTGCCCATGCTCGCGGCCGCCCTGGCCGTTCGCTTGGCCGGTGATGGCGCCGTAGCCGCAGCCCGGTTTGCCGATTTTGCCGGTCAGCAGGACGAGATTCAGAAAGTTGCGGACGTTGGCCACGCCGCTGGCGTGCTGCTCCACACCGCGCGCCGTAAACACCATGCCGGTCTCGGCTTCTCCGTACATACGCGCAGCCTGCACGATCAAATCCGGCGCGATGCCGGTCAAGGCCGCCACCTCGGCGAGCGACACCTTTTTCAAATGATCGGCCAGCTCCTCAAAACCGTTCGTCCTGCGCTCCACGAAATCGCGGTCGACGTATCCTTCTTCCACGATGACCTTCAGCATGCCGTTCACCAAGGCCGCATCGTAGCCCGGTTTTACTTTCAAATGAAGATCGGCAATCGAGCACGTTGCCGTTTCGCGCGGGTCGATGACGATGATCTTCGCTCCTTCGGACCGCGCTTTGCGGAAATACTGCATGATGGTCGGCTGACATTCCGCAATGTTCGTGCCGGCCAAAATGATGCATTTGGCAAGAGGCACTTCCTCCAGCGGATTGGTCAGTCCCCGGTCGACGCCGAACGTCAGATTTGAGGCGCCTGCCGCCGCCGACATGCAGAAGCGCCCGTTGTAATCGATATATTTCGTCTGCAGCGCCACCCGGGCAAATTTGCCGAGCAGGTAGCACTCTTCGTTCGTCAAGCTTCCCCCTCCGTACACCCCGACCGCGTCGCGCCCGTAACGCTGCTGCACATCCTGAATTTGCCCGCGAATCCAATCCAGAGCCTCCTCCCACGACTGCGACTGGAGTTTGCCGCCGACCCGAATCATCGGGTATTTGAGCCTGCGCTCGTCGATCGTATGCGCATGCGCATTCAGTCCTTTGACGCATAACCTCCCCTCGGTCACGGGGTCCTCTTTGTTGGGAGAAACCGAATAACGGCTGACCATGATCGTTTTTTCTTCATGCAGATTCATAGTGCATTGAACGCTGCAATACGGGCACTCCGTTTTCGTCGTTTTTTCCCGGGGATGGAGGGCTGTCTGCTGCTTTTGAAAATGTTTTAAAAAATCGCTCATCTCGTCTCACCCTCCTCACGCGAAGCATAGAACGACCGGACCCGCGGACTTCGCCGCAGGCCGATCGGCCGCCATTTTTATTGGATTTAGAAGTTGACTCCGCTCTCCGCGGTAGCCCATGATTTTCTCCAGCTGCGCGATACCGCATAGAACACCAGCGTTACGACGAGAGCGATGGACGCCAAGGTCATAAAACCGGCAACATGCGTGCCCGTAGCCTGCTTGAGCGGACCGAGGATGTAGTTGGGCAGCAGGAACCCGCCGAAACCGCCGGCCGCTCCGACAATGCCCGTCACAACGCCGATCTCGCTTTGGAAGCGCTGCGGTACGATTTGGAACACCGATCCGTTCCCCATTCCGAGGCAAGCCATCATCACGCTCGTATACAGCAGCATCGTCACGAAGGAGCTCGGCATGGTCGTTACCAGAAACGCGAAGACCGTTACGCAGGCGAACAATATTTGCAAAAATTTCATGCCGCCCATCTTGTCGGCGATATATCCTCCGATAGGTCGGAAGAAGCTTCCCGCGATAACTGTGATCGTAACGAGGTACCCGACCTCCACTTTGGTCAGCCCGCCGGCCATCGCTTTGTCGCCGTAAATATCGTAGAAGAAAATGCTGAAGTAGTTGGCCAGACCGCTGAAGCCGCCGAACGTCAGCGCATAGAACAAGCAGAACCACCATGTATCCCCGTACCGGAACACCGACAAGTAATCTCCGAGCTTTTTCGGCGCCGGTTGGTTCGGGCTGTCTTTCGCCATAAACAGGAAGGAAATCAGAATGAGAACCAACGGAATGATGGCGAACCCGAACACGGCGTGCCAACCGTAAGTCTCTGCAATCTTCGGACCGAAAAACGTCGCGATCGCCGTTCCGCTGTTGCCTGCTCCGGCAATGCCCATCGCGATTCCCTGATATTGCGGCGGGTACCAACGGCTGGCGAGCGGCAAAGCCACTCCGAAGCTGGCGCCGGCAATCCCGAGCAAGAGGCCGATAGCGTGAACTTGATCAAGGTTAGATCCCCCGAGCCAACCCCACAGCAGAGGAATAATCGTGATCAACATGCCGATGATTCCGGTTTTCTTGCAGCCGATGCGGTCCGCCAATATCCCCATCGGGATCCGTAAAATCGCTCCCCCCAGGCTCGGCAGGGCGACCATCGTCGCTTTCTGCGCGTCGGTCAAACCGAAATCCTTGGTGATGTAAAGTGCCATGGCTCCGCAGAGCACCCAAATCATAAAGCTAACATCAAAGTAGAGAAATGCTGACAATAAACTGGGTGTATGCCCCGCCTTCCTAAAGCTTTTTACATCCATCTCTCATAACCTCCCATGTTTTTAAGTTCTCTTTCGTATTTCGTGTTATGTTTTATTACATGTTTATAATATACAAGGGAGTTCCGAAAAGTTCAACAGTTTTTCGAGAAAAAGTTC
The window above is part of the Paenibacillus hamazuiensis genome. Proteins encoded here:
- the nasC gene encoding assimilatory nitrate reductase catalytic subunit NasC, encoding MSDFLKHFQKQQTALHPREKTTKTECPYCSVQCTMNLHEEKTIMVSRYSVSPNKEDPVTEGRLCVKGLNAHAHTIDERRLKYPMIRVGGKLQSQSWEEALDWIRGQIQDVQQRYGRDAVGVYGGGSLTNEECYLLGKFARVALQTKYIDYNGRFCMSAAAGASNLTFGVDRGLTNPLEEVPLAKCIILAGTNIAECQPTIMQYFRKARSEGAKIIVIDPRETATCSIADLHLKVKPGYDAALVNGMLKVIVEEGYVDRDFVERRTNGFEELADHLKKVSLAEVAALTGIAPDLIVQAARMYGEAETGMVFTARGVEQHASGVANVRNFLNLVLLTGKIGKPGCGYGAITGQANGQGGREHGQKADQLPGYRLLENPEHRAYIAKVWGFPEDQLPRKGVSAYEMMEAIDRGEIKGLIILGSNPVVSNPNAHLVERALKKLQFLIVIDLFESETARLAHMVLPGSAYLEDEGTMTQLEGRVLVRRAIKPLPGKARLDWKILCDIAHSLGKGEYFNYRNAEEIFDELRIASKGGKADYSGMTYSKLEERHGMFWPCPEESHPGTPRMFEERFEHEDGKARLAPIEHQNPKEVASRKYPYLLTTGRVLQHYLSGVQTRNTSELNSKYPEPMLEIHPAAAGEIGLVNGGHAKVTSKRGTIKLKVKFSGKIRQDTVFVPFHWGDEQCINRLTNPALDPACRMPEFKVCAVNITPV
- a CDS encoding MFS transporter encodes the protein MDVKSFRKAGHTPSLLSAFLYFDVSFMIWVLCGAMALYITKDFGLTDAQKATMVALPSLGGAILRIPMGILADRIGCKKTGIIGMLITIIPLLWGWLGGSNLDQVHAIGLLLGIAGASFGVALPLASRWYPPQYQGIAMGIAGAGNSGTAIATFFGPKIAETYGWHAVFGFAIIPLVLILISFLFMAKDSPNQPAPKKLGDYLSVFRYGDTWWFCLFYALTFGGFSGLANYFSIFFYDIYGDKAMAGGLTKVEVGYLVTITVIAGSFFRPIGGYIADKMGGMKFLQILFACVTVFAFLVTTMPSSFVTMLLYTSVMMACLGMGNGSVFQIVPQRFQSEIGVVTGIVGAAGGFGGFLLPNYILGPLKQATGTHVAGFMTLASIALVVTLVFYAVSRSWRKSWATAESGVNF